One window of the Eucalyptus grandis isolate ANBG69807.140 chromosome 8, ASM1654582v1, whole genome shotgun sequence genome contains the following:
- the LOC104416472 gene encoding probable polyol transporter 6, with amino-acid sequence MGMEKLGDGGGEAEKPSGFNRYACACAVVASMISIIFGYDTGVMSGAMIFIKEDLKINDTQIEILAGILNFCALFGSLIAGRTSDYIGRRYTIVLASVIFLLGSVLMGYGPTYAILMTGRCTAGVGVGFALMIAPVYSAEISSATHRGFLSSLPEICISIGILLGYVSNYFFAKLTLKLGWRMMLGVAAIPSLALAFGILKMPESPRWLILQGRLAEAKRVLLQVCNSEQEAETRFHDIKIAAGIDANCKEDVVKLPKKTRGEDVWKELLLRPSPSVRWILLAAVGIHFFEHATGIEAVILYSPRIFKKAGVTSKKKLLLATVGVGLTKATFVITATFLLDRVGRRRLLQVSSVGIIVALTGLGFCLTVVEHAKEQLLWALVSSIVATYTYVAFFSIGIAPVTWVYSSEIFPLKLRAQGMGIGVAVNRLMNAIVSTTFLSMSEAMTIGGTFFMFAGMAVLALGFFYFLLPETKGKPLEEIEMLFTRKNSKAWNRGIEIQPNSV; translated from the exons ATGGGCATGGAGAAGTTGGGCGATGGTGGTGGTGAGGCTGAGAAGCCTTCTGGGTTCAACAGATATGCCTGTGCTTGTGCCGTCGTTGCGTCGATGATCTCCATTATTTTTGGCTAtg ACACTGGTGTTATGAGTGGGGCCATGATCTTCATAAAAGAGGACCTCAAGATAAACGACACGCAGATCGAAATCCTCGCCGGAATCCTCAACTTTTGTGCCCTTTTTGGCTCTCTCATCGCCGGAAGAACGTCTGACTACATCGGTCGCCGTTACACCATTGTTCTTGCCTCCGTCATCTTCTTACTCGGTTCAGTCCTGATGGGCTATGGGCCGACCTACGCGATCTTGATGACCGGGCGGTGCACTGCCGGCGTCGGGGTGGGCTTCGCCCTAATGATCGCACCCGTGTACTCTGCAGAAATCTCCTCCGCCACACACCGAGGATTCTTAAGCTCTTTGCCGGAGATATGCATAAGCATAGGGATCTTGCTCGGCTATGTATCGAATTACTTTTTTGCGAAATTGACCCTAAAGCTAGGGTGGAGGATGATGCTAGGTGTCGCGGCCATCCCTTCCCTCGCCTTGGCATTCGGGATCCTCAAGATGCCTGAATCGCCAAGGTGGTTAATATTGCAAGGCCGGCTGGCCGAGGCGAAAAGGGTCTTGCTCCAAGTTTGTAATTCGGAGCAAGAAGCGGAAACCCGATTCCATGACATAAAAATAGCAGCTGGGATCGACGCTAATTGCAAGGAGGATGTTGTCAAGCTCCCGAAGAAGACTCGCGGCGAAGATGTATGGAAGGAGCTCTTGCTGAGGCCCTCACCCTCAGTGCGGTGGATCTTGTTGGCCGCGGTCGGGATCCATTTCTTCGAGCACGCGACAGGGATCGAAGCAGTCATCCTCTACAGCCCGCGGATTTTCAAGAAAGCCGGAGTCACCAGCAAGAAAAAGCTCTTGCTTGCCACGGTTGGCGTCGGCCTTACAAAGGCTACATTCGTAATAACAGCCACGTTTTTGCTCGACAGAGTTGGTAGGAGGCGATTGCTCCAAGTGAGCTCAGTAGGGATCATCGTCGCCCTAACCGGATTAGGGTTTTGCTTGACGGTGGTGGAGCATGCCAAGGAACAGCTCTTGTGGGCACTCGTCTCGAGCATCGTCGCCACGTACACATACGTGGCCTTCTTCTCGATCGGGATCGCCCCGGTCACCTGGGTCTATAGCTCCGAGATATTCCCGCTGAAGCTGAGGGCTCAGGGGATGGGCATCGGGGTCGCAGTGAACCGGCTCATGAACGCGATCGTTTCGACGACTTTCCTCTCGATGTCGGAGGCCATGACCATCGGCGGGACCTTCTTCATGTTTGCTGGCATGGCCGTGCTGGCTCtgggatttttctatttcttattgcCCGAGACGAAAGGCAAGCCCTTGGAGGAGATTGAGATGCTCTTCACCAGGAAGAACAGTAAGGCCTGGAACAGAGGGATAGAGATCCAGCCGAACAGTGTCTAG
- the LOC104456863 gene encoding probable protein phosphatase 2C 80 translates to MPSSALSRLNTTAFCGFRRALAEQQVHNFGSLPLQCPRSTVLSTGVVYSPSRVQRRISMAASGSKAVSGDVYMDGLLSSGGNTVDFTKPSGVYFFDRSQKSFQRASVSLRRREPCNGHLVCEYSRYHEAWTNCISTPSVGPQYRAFQTSLFARHNDGAAQDISFEGNPSSDLATSTTSVGQALPGDRALKLLSGSCCLPHPDKEAKGGEDAHFICEDEQVIGVADGVGGWADVGVDAGLYSRELMFNSISAIKEETEGSVDPAIVLEKAHANTKAKGSSTACIIALKGEGIHAINLGDSGFIVVRDGKTIFRSPVQQHGFNFTYQLENGRSGDLPSSGQVFRIPVSDGDGIVAGTDGLFDNLYDDEVSALVAEAVKSGLDPQAMARKIAAAARQRALDRYRQTPFADSAQEAGYRYHGGKLDDITVVVSFITRSGIL, encoded by the exons ATGCCATCTTCAGCTCTGTCGAGGCTCAATACTACCGCGTTTTGTGGTTTCCGAAGAGCATTAGCAGAGCAGCAGGTGCACAACTTTGGAAGTCTGCCGCTCCAGTGTCCGCGTTCTACTGTTTTGTCGACTGGAGTGGTTTATTCTCCAAGCCGTGTGCAGAGGAGAATTTCCATGGCTGCTTCTGGTTCCAAAGCTGTCTCTGGAGATGTATACATGGATGGCTTACTTTCCAGTGGTGGGAACACAGTTGACTTTACTAAACCCTCCGGTGTCTATTTCTTTGATCGGAGCCAGAAGAGTTTCCAGAGAGCTAGTGTGAGCTTGAGAAGGCGAGAACCTTGTAATGGTCACTTGGTATGTGAATATTCAAGATATCACGAAGCATGGACAAATTGCATCTCCACCCCGTCTGTTGGTCCCCAATACAGAGCTTTCCAAACTTCTCTGTTTGCTCGTCACAATGATGGGGCCGCTCAGGATATCTCATTTGAGGGCAATCCAAGCAGTGATCTTGCGACTTCCACAACTTCTGTTGGCCA AGCTCTTCCAGGTGACAGAGCTTTGAAGCTGCTATCTGGATCATGTTGCCTGCCACATCCAGATAAGGAAGCCAAAGGTGGAGAGGATGCTCACTTTATATGTGAAGATGAGCAAGTGATTGGTGTAGCAGATGGAGTAGGTGGTTGGGCAGATGTTGGTGTTGATGCAGGGCTGTATTCTCGGGAACTTATGTTTAATTCAATTAGTGCAATAAAAGAGGAGACTGAGGGTTCTGTTGACCCAGCAATCGTATTAGAGAAGGCTCATGCGAATACCAAAGCCAAAGGTTCCTCGACTGCCTGCATAATTGCCCTCAAGGGAGAG GGAATACATGCTATCAATTTGGGCGACAGTGGATTCATAGTGGTTAGAGATGGGAAGACTATTTTCAGATCCCCAGTGCAGCAGCATGGTTTCAACTTTACATATCAACTGGAAAATGGTCGCAGCGGCGACCTACCCAGTTCTGGTCAG GTCTTCAGAATTCCTGTTTCTGATGGAGATGGAATTGTTGCTGGAACAGACGGTTTATTCGACAACTTGTATGATGATGAGGTTAGTGCCCTTGTTGCTGAGGCAGTGAAATCTGGCTTGGATCCTCAAGCGATGGCTCGAAAAATAGCTGCTGCTGCACGTCAACGGGCACTGGATAGATACCGGCAGACCCCATTTGCCGACTCTGCTCAAGAAGCTGGATATCGGTATCACGGGGGCAAATTAGATGACATCACCGTCGTCGTGTCTTTCATAACTAGATCCGGCATCTTGTGA
- the LOC104456864 gene encoding DNA-directed RNA polymerase III subunit RPC5 isoform X1, translating into MDFDDLDDLGNHAPAPARATKFAPRFAPKSAKASLKPKPESQPEPEPSLKPKLEEPAAAAAERVDAPVPSKKEEEEGGGGGEGDGEGKDLKPPVGIAAAAAKAKEPETEMKTETERKPSASNAAAPMEVERKAEEEAVPMEEDGVAEDEVVREIDVYFNPSVGANPNAQLYVMQYPLRSAWRPYEMDERCEEVRVKAGSSEIEVDLSIDVDSKNFDGECNSRLMMTKQTLSSSWTPPRASGYAVGVLMGNKLYLNPVHAVVQLRPSMEHLNPGASKKNYVKGENEVNIKAEESTEEKSAGSSKKQAKKVASSAEQETDNNEHWIQLEYNSSKSDLSTHYLQGMTAEENSPIPFSMNPCDYVDLLCPGVHKQKLKMDSASRRILLSTPPDERIRMMLCKEPEVHRYSALKYNVPDVSDDVFLSELQRNALLVQGCWVPKTALILQKPSTESLVKGYRLDVWARDYTLLMFSKKRVVHNSELPVKKILADAIKKFLIVFATERSSLGDWKFKQETDVSFMKNYPDIVSKQKRIWEGIETEIMKSLMKPEQGDKIGRGQDDSKNAQAKVAMASRADKPPSSDKTSIKATSRVAPGRRTMSNETLEALPKALLKIFQSHKVCDFQFICQRLRGLALSQSTLPKADPRMEKAAALGVDAPPDELKKVIAQVAVNINELYVLKSSPEHPELDPLREVVINLLIGKGPNATLKRAEIFQAAKMALKRDISNAEYTKVMNDLCESKGSFWFLKSSNV; encoded by the exons ATGGACTTCGACGATCTCGACGACCTCGGAAACCACGCGCCCGCCCCGGCTCGAGCCACCAAGTTCGCCCCCAGGTTCGCTCCCAAGTCCGCCAAGGCATCGCTGAAACCCAAGCCGGAGTCgcagccggagccggagccgtcCCTGAAGCCGAAGCTCGAggagccggcggcggcggcggcggagcggGTCGATGCTCCGGTCCCGagcaagaaggaggaggaggagggaggagggggaggagagggCGATGGAGAAGGGAAGGATTTGAAGCCGCCGGTCGGGattgcggcggcggcggcgaaggcgAAGGAGCCGGAGACGGAGATGAAGACGGAGACGGAGCGGAAGCCGTCCGCGTCGAATGCGGCGGCGCCGATGGAAGTGGAGCGCAAGGCGGAGGAGGAAGCGGTGCCGATGGAGGAGGACGGCGTCGCGGAGGACGAGGTCGTGCGCGAGATCGACGTCTACTTCAATCCTTCCGTCGGCGCCAATCCCAACGCTCAG TTATACGTGATGCAGTATCCGCTGAGATCGGCGTGGCGGCCGTACGAAATGGACGAGCGGTGTGAGGAG GTCAGGGTGAAAGCCGGCAGTTCGGAAATcgaagtcgatttgtccattgATGTTGATTCCAAGAATTTTGACGGGGAATGCAATAGCAGATTAATGATGACAAAGcag ACTTTGTCATCTTCTTGGACGCCACCCCGTGCAAGTGGCTATGCTGTTGGTGTTTTGATGGGCAACAAG CTATACTTGAACCCTGTACATGCAGTGGTACAGCTTCGACCGTCGATGGAACATCTTAATCCTGGTGCCTCAAAGAAGAACTATGTCAAGGGCGAAAATGAAGTCAATATTAAAGCAGAAGAATCGACCGAAGAAAAATCTGCTGGTTCATCTAAGAAGCAG GCCAAAAAAGTGGCATCTTCCGCTGAACAAGAGACAGATAATAATGAG CACTGGATTCAATTGGAGTACAATAGCTCAAAGAGTGATCTATCGACCCATTATCTACAAGGAATGACGGCAGAAGAAAATTCTCCTATTCCTTTCTCAATGAATCC GTGTGATTATGTTGATTTATTATGTCCAGGAGTGCACAAGCAGAAGCTCAAAATGGATAGTGCTTCGAGAAG GATCCTATTATCAACTCCACCAGATGAGAGAATTAGGATGATGCTTTGTAAG GAACCTGAAGTGCATCGTTACAGTGCTCTAAAGTACAATGTTCCTGATGTTTCCGATGATGTCTTTCTGAGCGAATTACAGCGTAATGCTCTGTTGGTGCAAGGATGCTGGGTTCCCAAGACTGCATTGATATTACAAAAACCTTCTACTGAATCTCTGGTTAAAGGTTATCGCCTTGATGTGTGGGCTAGAGATTACACCCTTCTCATGTTCAGCAAGAAGCGTGTGGTTCACAACTCAGAGCtacctgttaagaaaatacttGCTGATGCCATTAAAAAGTTCCTGATTGTCTTTGCCACTGAAAGGTCTTCCTTAGGCGATTGGAAATTTAAGCAGGAAACTGATGtttcatttatgaaaaattatccaGATATTGTAAGCAAGCAAAAGCGAATCTGGGAGGGCATTGAGACAGAAATAATGAAATCCTTGATGAAACCTGAGCAAGGCGACAAAATTGGAAGAGGCCAGGATGATTCAAAGAATGCTCAAGCCAAAGTTGCCATGGCTAGTAGAGCCGACAAACCTCCAAGTTCAGACAAAACATCCATAAAAGCTACAAGCAGAGTTGCCCCTGGCAGGAGAACCATGTCAAATGAAACACTTGAAGCTTTGCCAAAGGCTTTGCTGAAAATCTTTCAGAGTCACAAGGTTTGCGA CTTTCAGTTTATTTGTCAACGTTTGCGGGGTTTGGCACTTTCTCAGTCCACTCTTCCCAAAGCGGACCCTAGAATGGAAAAAGCTGCAGCACTTGGGGTTGATGCCCCTCCAGATGAACTTAAGAAAGTTATCGCACAAGTTGCAGTAAACATTAACGAGCTTTATGTTTTGAAGTCATCCCCAGAGCACCCAGAACTTGACCCGTTGAG GGAAGTTGTTATTAACCTTCTAATAGGTAAAGGACCCAATGCAACACTTAAGAGGGCCGAAATATTTCAAGCTGCTAAGATGGCTCTGAAGAGAGACATTTCAAATGCTGAATATACAAAG GTCATGAACGATCTCTGCGAATCCAAGGGTTCTTTCTGGTTTCTGAAAAGCAGCAACGTATAA
- the LOC104456866 gene encoding probable polyol transporter 6: protein MTSMEKFGGGGGGEAEKLSGLNRYAGACCIVASMISIIFGYDTGVMSGAMIFIKEDLKINDTQVEILAGILNFCALFGSLIAGRTSDYIGRRYTIVLASVIFLLGSVLMGYGPTYAILMTGRCTAGVGVGFALMIAPVYSAEISSATHRGFLSSLPEICISIGILLGYVSNYFFAKLTLKLGWRMMLGVAAIPSLALAFGILKMPESPRWLVLQGRLAEAKRVLLQVCNSEQEAETRFHDIKIAAGIDANCKEDVVKLPKKTRGEDVWKELLLRPSPSVRWILLAAVGIHFFEHATGIEAVILYSPRIFKKAGVTNKKKLLLATVGVGLTKATFIITATFLLDRVGRRRLLQVSSVGIIVALTGLGFCLTVVEHAKEQLLWALVSSIVATYTYVAFFSIGIAPVTWVYSSEIFPLKLRAQGMGIGVAVNRLMNAIISMTFLSMSEAMTIGGTFFMFAGMAVLALGFFYFLLPETKGKPLEEIEMLFTRKNSKARNRGIEIQPNSV, encoded by the exons ATGACGAGCATGGAGAAGtttggtggcggtggtggtggtgaggcTGAGAAGCTTTCTGGGCTCAACAGATATGCCGGTGCTTGTTGCATCGTTGCGTCCATGATCTCCATAATTTTTGGCTAtg ACACTGGTGTCATGAGTGGGGCCATGATCTTCATAAAAGAGGACCTCAAGATAAACGACACGCAGGTCGAAATCCTCGCCGGAATCCTCAACTTTTGTGCCCTTTTTGGCTCTCTCATCGCCGGAAGAACGTCTGACTACATCGGTCGCCGTTACACCATTGTTCTTGCCTCCGTCATCTTCTTACTCGGTTCAGTCCTGATGGGCTATGGGCCGACCTACGCGATCTTGATGACCGGGCGGTGCACCGCTGGCGTCGGGGTGGGCTTCGCCCTGATGATCGCACCTGTGTACTCTGCAGAAATCTCCTCCGCCACACACCGAGGATTCTTAAGCTCTTTGCCGGAGATATGCATAAGCATAGGGATCTTGCTCGGCTATGTATCGAATTACTTTTTTGCGAAATTGACCCTAAAGCTAGGGTGGAGGATGATGCTAGGTGTCGCGGCCATCCCTTCCCTCGCCTTGGCATTCGGGATCCTCAAGATGCCTGAATCGCCAAGGTGGTTGGTATTGCAAGGCCGGCTGGCTGAGGCGAAAAGGGTCTTGCTCCAAGTTTGTAATTCGGAGCAAGAAGCGGAAACCCGATTCCATGACATAAAAATAGCAGCTGGGATCGACGCGAATTGCAAGGAGGATGTTGTCAAGCTCCCGAAGAAGACTCGCGGCGAAGATGTATGGAAGGAGCTCTTGCTGAGGCCCTCACCCTCAGTGCGGTGGATCTTGTTGGCCGCGGTCGGCATCCATTTCTTCGAGCACGCGACAGGGATCGAAGCAGTCATCCTTTACAGCCCGCGGATTTTCAAGAAAGCCGGAGTCACCAACAAGAAAAAGCTCTTGCTTGCCACGGTTGGCGTCGGCCTCACAAAGGCCACATTCATAATAACAGCCACGTTTTTGCTCGACAGAGTTGGTAGGAGGCGATTGCTCCAAGTGAGCTCAGTAGGGATTATCGTCGCCCTAACCGGATTAGGGTTTTGCTTGACGGTGGTGGAGCATGCCAAGGAACAGCTCTTGTGGGCTCTCGTCTCGAGCATCGTCGCCACGTACACGTACGTGGCCTTCTTCTCCATCGGGATCGCCCCGGTCACCTGGGTCTATAGCTCCGAGATATTCCCGCTGAAGCTGAGGGCTCAGGGGATGGGCATCGGCGTCGCAGTGAACCGGCTCATGAACGCGATCATTTCGATGACTTTCCTCTCGATGTCGGAGGCCATGACCATCGGCGGGACCTTCTTCATGTTTGCTGGCATGGCCGTGCTGGCTCtgggatttttctatttcttattgcCCGAGACGAAAGGCAAGCCCTTGGAAGAGATTGAGATGCTCTTCACCAGGAAGAACAGTAAGGCCAGGAACAGAGGGATAGAGATCCAGCCGAACAGTGTCTAG
- the LOC104456864 gene encoding DNA-directed RNA polymerase III subunit RPC5 isoform X2 yields MDFDDLDDLGNHAPAPARATKFAPRFAPKSAKASLKPKPESQPEPEPSLKPKLEEPAAAAAERVDAPVPSKKEEEEGGGGGEGDGEGKDLKPPVGIAAAAAKAKEPETEMKTETERKPSASNAAAPMEVERKAEEEAVPMEEDGVAEDEVVREIDVYFNPSVGANPNAQLYVMQYPLRSAWRPYEMDERCEEVRVKAGSSEIEVDLSIDVDSKNFDGECNSRLMMTKQTLSSSWTPPRASGYAVGVLMGNKLYLNPVHAVVQLRPSMEHLNPGASKKNYVKGENEVNIKAEESTEEKSAGSSKKQAKKVASSAEQETDNNEHWIQLEYNSSKSDLSTHYLQGMTAEENSPIPFSMNPCDYVDLLCPGVHKQKLKMDSASRRILLSTPPDERIRMMLCKEPEVHRYSALKYNVPDVSDDVFLSELQRNALLVQGCWVPKTALILQKPSTESLVKGYRLDVWARDYTLLMFSKKRVVHNSELPVKKILADAIKKFLIVFATERSSLGDWKFKQETDVSFMKNYPDIVSKQKRIWEGIETEIMKSLMKPEQGDKIGRGQDDSKNAQAKVAMASRADKPPSSDKTSIKATSRVAPGRRTMSNETLEALPKALLKIFQSHKLSVYLSTFAGFGTFSVHSSQSGP; encoded by the exons ATGGACTTCGACGATCTCGACGACCTCGGAAACCACGCGCCCGCCCCGGCTCGAGCCACCAAGTTCGCCCCCAGGTTCGCTCCCAAGTCCGCCAAGGCATCGCTGAAACCCAAGCCGGAGTCgcagccggagccggagccgtcCCTGAAGCCGAAGCTCGAggagccggcggcggcggcggcggagcggGTCGATGCTCCGGTCCCGagcaagaaggaggaggaggagggaggagggggaggagagggCGATGGAGAAGGGAAGGATTTGAAGCCGCCGGTCGGGattgcggcggcggcggcgaaggcgAAGGAGCCGGAGACGGAGATGAAGACGGAGACGGAGCGGAAGCCGTCCGCGTCGAATGCGGCGGCGCCGATGGAAGTGGAGCGCAAGGCGGAGGAGGAAGCGGTGCCGATGGAGGAGGACGGCGTCGCGGAGGACGAGGTCGTGCGCGAGATCGACGTCTACTTCAATCCTTCCGTCGGCGCCAATCCCAACGCTCAG TTATACGTGATGCAGTATCCGCTGAGATCGGCGTGGCGGCCGTACGAAATGGACGAGCGGTGTGAGGAG GTCAGGGTGAAAGCCGGCAGTTCGGAAATcgaagtcgatttgtccattgATGTTGATTCCAAGAATTTTGACGGGGAATGCAATAGCAGATTAATGATGACAAAGcag ACTTTGTCATCTTCTTGGACGCCACCCCGTGCAAGTGGCTATGCTGTTGGTGTTTTGATGGGCAACAAG CTATACTTGAACCCTGTACATGCAGTGGTACAGCTTCGACCGTCGATGGAACATCTTAATCCTGGTGCCTCAAAGAAGAACTATGTCAAGGGCGAAAATGAAGTCAATATTAAAGCAGAAGAATCGACCGAAGAAAAATCTGCTGGTTCATCTAAGAAGCAG GCCAAAAAAGTGGCATCTTCCGCTGAACAAGAGACAGATAATAATGAG CACTGGATTCAATTGGAGTACAATAGCTCAAAGAGTGATCTATCGACCCATTATCTACAAGGAATGACGGCAGAAGAAAATTCTCCTATTCCTTTCTCAATGAATCC GTGTGATTATGTTGATTTATTATGTCCAGGAGTGCACAAGCAGAAGCTCAAAATGGATAGTGCTTCGAGAAG GATCCTATTATCAACTCCACCAGATGAGAGAATTAGGATGATGCTTTGTAAG GAACCTGAAGTGCATCGTTACAGTGCTCTAAAGTACAATGTTCCTGATGTTTCCGATGATGTCTTTCTGAGCGAATTACAGCGTAATGCTCTGTTGGTGCAAGGATGCTGGGTTCCCAAGACTGCATTGATATTACAAAAACCTTCTACTGAATCTCTGGTTAAAGGTTATCGCCTTGATGTGTGGGCTAGAGATTACACCCTTCTCATGTTCAGCAAGAAGCGTGTGGTTCACAACTCAGAGCtacctgttaagaaaatacttGCTGATGCCATTAAAAAGTTCCTGATTGTCTTTGCCACTGAAAGGTCTTCCTTAGGCGATTGGAAATTTAAGCAGGAAACTGATGtttcatttatgaaaaattatccaGATATTGTAAGCAAGCAAAAGCGAATCTGGGAGGGCATTGAGACAGAAATAATGAAATCCTTGATGAAACCTGAGCAAGGCGACAAAATTGGAAGAGGCCAGGATGATTCAAAGAATGCTCAAGCCAAAGTTGCCATGGCTAGTAGAGCCGACAAACCTCCAAGTTCAGACAAAACATCCATAAAAGCTACAAGCAGAGTTGCCCCTGGCAGGAGAACCATGTCAAATGAAACACTTGAAGCTTTGCCAAAGGCTTTGCTGAAAATCTTTCAGAGTCACAAG CTTTCAGTTTATTTGTCAACGTTTGCGGGGTTTGGCACTTTCTCAGTCCACTCTTCCCAAAGCGGACCCTAG